CCGCCGCACCGAGCGGTCGGTCAGCCGCCCGCCGCGCAGGTTCAGGAAGAGGGCCGGCTCGTCGCTCGCCGCGCGCAGCGCCGCCGACCCGCGCAGGTAGGCCCGGAGCGCCGCCTCGGCCTTGCGCCCGAACGGCACGATCCGCTCCTTGCTCCCCTTGCCGAGGACCCGCGCCGTGCGGTCGGCGAACTGCACGTCGTCCACGTCGAGCCCGACCAGTTCCGACACGCGCAGCCCCGCGCCGTAGAGCAGCTCGAGCAGCGCGCGGTCGCGCGGCCCCGCGGGGGTCGCCGGATCGGGCGCCTCGAGGATCGCCGCGACGTCCTCGACGTCGAGCCGGTCGGGCAGCCGCTCCGGCCGCTTCGGGTTCGCCACCTCGGCCGCGGGGTTCGACGTCACGAGCTCGCGCCGCGCGAGCCAGTGGAACAGCGAGCGCGCCGCGGAGAGCCGCCGCCCGACCGTGGCCCGCGAGAGGCCGCGGCCGTGCATGTCGGCCACCCAGGCGCGGATCGCCGCGGCGTCGATCAGCCGCACGTCCGGCACGCCGTTCC
Above is a window of bacterium DNA encoding:
- the xerC gene encoding tyrosine recombinase XerC, with protein sequence MLDHVQAFLDHLREDRDQSPETVRAYQTDLDDLVCFLLDRAPDGNGVPDVRLIDAAAIRAWVADMHGRGLSRATVGRRLSAARSLFHWLARRELVTSNPAAEVANPKRPERLPDRLDVEDVAAILEAPDPATPAGPRDRALLELLYGAGLRVSELVGLDVDDVQFADRTARVLGKGSKERIVPFGRKAEAALRAYLRGSAALRAASDEPALFLNLRGGRLTDRSVRRILDAAVTRAAVARGVHPHALRHSFATHLLESGMDLRAIQELLGHERLSTTQRYTKLALDKIIEIYDKAHPRA